The following is a genomic window from Dermatophilaceae bacterium Soc4.6.
CACCCCAGAAATCAGGGTTGGTGGATCCGGGCTGAGGCCGACAGATGTTCGAAGCCCGCGGTGTCTGCGACCTTCCCCAACGCCTCCGCCTTCCACGAGTTCGCACTCTTAAGACGTGGCAGTCAGAGAGGGTGTCGAAGATGAGCCCGAGCGAAGAGTTCATCCGCTTACGCCGTCAGGCCAGGTCCTTAAGGGTGCCGTTCCTGAATCTTCGGGTTCGTCGGCCAGGTATCGCGTGAGTTCGTTGGTGGCGACGCCGAACACCCAGGCCAGGAGGAGTACGTCATCGATATACCCACCCGCTCGAAAGTCTGGGACGAGGTCATCGGGGGTCACCAGGTAGTGAAGGCTGGCGACAAGGAGTCGTTCCCGCGTCGCGACGCCTGCGCTGGGGGCGTCGCTGTTCTTGGGATCGTCCATATGGGGGCTGTTGTGGGTCAATGCGGCGGCATCGTCGAGACGGTTGGCCCGGTCACGAAGAAAGCGGACAGCCGCGGCGACTCGGTCTGCTACCGCCGCGAGCGGCCCGCTTGCCTGGTCCACGGTGTCGACCAGGTCTGCGAGGGCACGAAGCTCCTCTGAGTTTTCGATGATGGTGACTGAGCGCTCTCGGGAGCGCAGAAAGGCGTGGCTCCGTACAATTTTGGTGACAGTGGGCGTGGGTGTTCGAAATAGCGGCGTCCAAGTCTGCTCGGTCATGACTGCCCACTCCCTTCAGTTCCGTCCACCACCGTCGCTCCTAACACTATGTCAGCCCGCGACCGGCATCTGGGGGCCAAGGTGGAAGTCCCACGCAGCTCAGCCCTGACGGTGGCGCCGTCTACCCAAACTCGCGCTCGCGGGGTCCGGCCACTGGTTGACTCGCACGACCCTCATGGACCACGGGTCGTAGCCCGCATTGGGCGGAAGGGACGCTGGCTTCTGCCCGTTCAAACGCCGGCGACGTAGGCGGTGAGGAAGTGGACCCCGTGGCGGTCGAGGTTGCCGCGGGCGCGGTCGTAGTGCTCGGTGGTGCGGGGGTCGGCGTGGCGGGCCAGGATCTGCGCGTCGCGGAGCGGGACGCCGGCGTCGAGGGCGTTGGTGATCGCGGCGTGCCGCAGGGAGTGGGGGCTGATGTGGCGGGGGATGCCGGCAGCGGTCGCGATGCGGGTGACCATGCGGTAGACGTCTCGCCGGTCGACGGGCCGGCCCGAGACCGGACGCAGGACCAGGGGCCCGCTGGTGCGCTGCCCGCGGCAGGCCTCGAGCACCCGCAGCGCGGGGACGGTGATCGGCATGGTGGCGGGTTTGTTGCCTTTGCCGACGAGGTGGAGCACGCCGTAGCCGCGCAGGGTGTCGGCGTAGTCCTCGATCCGGACCGCGGCGGCTTCCGATGCGCGGAGGGCGTTGATGCCGAGGAGGTAGGCGAGGGCGCCGTGGTGCACGGTGACGGTCTGGGCGACCTGGAGGAAGCGGATGAGCTCGAGCCGGTCGAGGCCGTGGGTGCGGGACTCGTCCTGGTGGATCTTCGGCAGCCGGGCGTAGACGGCTGGGTCGGAGGCGATGAGGCCGTCGATGTGGGCGAAGCGGAAGTAGCCGCGGACGGCGTGCATCATCGTGTTGACCGAGGAGTCCATCATGGGTCGCTCGCCGAGTTGGCGGATGTAGAGCTCGACGTGGGCGCGTTGGATCCCCACCAGCGGGTCCAACCCGTGGGTCTCACCACAGGTGAACCACTCCCGCAGCTGGTAGGCGTACAGGGTGTGGGTGCGCCCGGCGTGGCGGGCGAGGTAGGACACGGCCGCCAGCTGCGCGGTGGACATCGTGGCTGGCTGGAACGGCAGGAGGGTAGTGGGACTGGACATGACGTCACCTCTCGCGGCGACCTGACCGACCGCCTACACCCCGCTCGCCGCCAGCACGGCGAGGCACCTGGACGGATCGACGCTAGACCCGACACGTTCCCCGAGCCCACGCGGCACACCTTGGGGCAACCTGGCGGCGTCCACAGGCGGAAGCACGCGGCCGCTCTCGCGGCGGAGTGGGACGGCTGCTCATACAGCCAGTGGGACAAGCGCGCCGTCCCTGTCGAGTTGGAAGTCGCAGCAGGTCAACTTTCCTGCGATCGCGCGATGATCAAACGCCTCGAGGGCCGACTTCGTAAATTGTGGGGAGAATGTCCTAGAGTGTGGTGTTCTCGTCAGGAACATGTGACGCTAGCACAAACGATGGCCCGGCGAGCCTCGCCACCGAACCGCCCAAGCTGCTGGAGGCTTGGCTGGTGCCTGACGAAGTGCAGGGAACCGGTGGAGGCCCGGGGTTGACTGCGCCCCCAGACAAGCTCTCGGCCCTCCTAGCGCGAATTCTCGACCAGTTATCGCTCAGCGCCTGGCTCCCCGCTGCCTATCTCACGGTGGCGCTCGCAGTCATCTACCGGCTGGGGCAGCAAGGAAACCTCGACGTGGCAGCCGTTGTGGTAGCCCTGACCGCGGATCCCGTGACATTACTCGTAGTGACGATTCCTATCGTCGTCTTATCAACCTTAGTGACGCAGTCATTCTCTTTTGAAGCCATCCGCGCACTTGAGGGCTACTGGCAGCGTCGATGGCTCTTGGGGTGGCTTCACGACGGCTTAGTTCGGATGCGTATGAGGCACAAGCGCTCACTCCGCACCCGATTTCGCTCGTCGCGCGAAAGCGCGTTCGCGTCTGCTCGCGGCCCAATGCTCCTGGACCACCGCCCCAGAGCTGTAGTAGACGCCATCGAGGCAGATCTGCTTGAACTTGAGCGGAACGATCTCGATGCTATCTCCGAGCGAATTCTGGCGAACACCGCTTGGAGGAACTACGGAGACCCGGTGCTTGTGTCAAAGTTGGACCGGATCCGAGCTGCACTTCTTGAATATCCTGAGGACGGGCTGGTGATGCCTATGAAGTTGGGCAATGTGTTGCGGGCCACCGAGTCTAAACTCCAGAACGGCCGCGGAGACGTAGGAACATTCGCAATGCGAAGAAGGAATTTGGTCGACTCGCGAATCCAACTACAGCACGACCAGTTCCGTACCCGTCTTGATATGTACTGCATTCTAGTTTTTGTCGCCCTGCTTGTCGCAGTGGCATGGCCAACCCTCACATGGAAGGTGCCCCACGGCTTGCCTGCTGACCTAGCACTATGGCTGATAGCGCCAATGAGCAACCTGCTTCTGGCATTCGCTGCCTATCGTGCGGCGATCGCCAGTGCGAGGGGGTACTGCACCATCCTGCGGGTCATGGACCAAGCCACCGAGAGTGCGGCGACCTAGCGAACGCCCCCAGCGCGTGGTGGGCCCTGCTGAAGACTGACGTGACATTTCGGACACTCCGAAGGCAACTCTCGGTTGTAACCCTTTTCGCAGACTGGGCAGTGCGAAGACGACATGCTTGCCACTTCCCCCGGAGTCCGATCGTCGGTCACCCGCCAAATGTCCTCTTGATGCCATGAACCGTCAAGGCTTTCTGCGCTGAAGTCCCACGCCCCGCTCGCCGGGTTCCGGATCCACCTCCCCATCCGAGTGGGACGGCCGCTCGCGCGGCGATGTGGGGTGGCCGCTCACGCGGCGGAAGACGCATCGTGTCAACCGGCCTGGTGTGCCCTGGCGTCGTCGAGGTCGGCCTTGGTCAGCACCGCTCTGGTCTCGACGCCGACGTCGGTCAACGGTCCTTCGGGTTGTCCGCTGCGGTCGATGACGCACACGACGGCCGAGACGGTCGCGTCAAGGTCACGCTGGGCGATGATGGCGGCGCGGACGGCACCGCCGGTGGTCAGCACGTCCTCGATCAGGGTGCCTCGTCGTTGAGAGACGTCCAGGCCTTCGGCGAGCCGGCAGCTGCCGTAGCGCTTGGCCCTCTTCCGGAGGAACACCGCGGGAAGGCCGATGACCGAGCGCACCATCCGTCGCGAAAGGGATCCCCCCGAACTCGAGGCCGCCGAGGACCTCGACACCCGCTGGAAGGAGCGAGACCATCGCTTCGGCCACTGCCCGCAGGATCGGTGGCTGCGCCTCGAAGGGGTACTTGGCGAAGTACTCGCTGGATGTTTGGCCAGACCGCAGGGTGAACGTCCCGGCGAGGCGGCAGGTCCGATCGGTCAGCAGCGCCAGGTCCTCTCGATCCACAGGGTCAGGATTCCACGGACGATCGAGCCTGACGAAAGGCCGCGGTGGGACAGTGCGCCTTACGCGAGTAGTAGAACCGGCCCCCCTCGCGGCGGAGGGGGACAGCCGCTCTCGCGGCGGTGTGGGACGGCCGCTCTCGCGGCGGTGTGAGACGGCGGCACTCGCGGAAGGGGACGGCCGCTTGGCGGCGACAACGAGTACACGGCCGCCACCTCCGGCGACACCGTGAAGTAGCCCCCACGACGCACCACAAACCTAGCGAACCTCGGGGGCCCAGGACTGGGCCATCCCAGACGCCTGAACGGCTCGGGCCGTGATGACGCGGGGCCTGTCGGCGGGGCGGGGTACCTTTATCACATGGTTGTAGTTCACCCCTCTCCGGGGTCGCTGCGCCAGGGTCTGGCGTCTCAGCGTGGAGGCGGCACTATTCCGCCCACGTGTAGAGACGAGGACATCCGATGGGTTTCACCGCACAGCTCCTGGACGACATCCGTTCCCAGCTGGCACCCGACCAGGACTCGCTGGACGAGGCCCGGGCCCGCCGCGAAGCGGTCCGCGCCGCAGCGCTGAGCTTCAACGGCGGTCGCCGCACGTTCGCCTCCGGCTCCCTGGCGCACGCAACCGCGAACTGCCCCGTCCACCTGCGGGACAAGGGGCTGGATGCCGACTGCGGCGTCGTCCTCGACCGTCGCGTCTACCCCTGGCTGGGGCCGGACTCCTCCTCGGGTGAGGGCCCGAACGAGATCGTGGAGGAGCTGCAGTTCCACATCCAGAACGAGGTGGCACGTACCTACCCCAAGGTGGAGGTCGCCACGACCAAGCGCGCCATCCTGCTGGCGTTTCACGAGCCGCTGGCCAGCGGGCCGGACCCCACGGTCGACCTCGTCCTCGGCCTGGACCGGGTCAGCGCCCAGGGGTTGTGGATTCCGAACACCGAGACCAACGAGTGGAACGCCTCGGACCCCGAGGGGCACACCAGCCTGCTGACGGGGGAGCCCAAGAGCCTGCGCGTCACCCGGGCGCGGACCATCCGCCTGGCCAAGGCCGAGAACAAGCGCGTCCCGGACCCGCTGCTGTGCTCGTTCAACATTGAGGCCCTCGCCCTGATGTTCGTGGCCCCCGGCGCCGGGGTCCCGCAGGCCCTGGTGCGACTGTGGCAAGACGGTGCTGTTGACCTGCGGGCCCGGCTCACCCCGGACCCAGCCGGGGTGTCGGCACCGATCAAGTGCCTCGACAGGTACGCGGCCGCTGACCGGCTCGACACGGCTGCGTCCCGCCTGGAGGCGGCGCTGGCCCACGACGAGAACGAGAGCTGGGTCCGTCAGCAGCTTGCCGCCCTGTGGCCGGAGTTCGTGGCCGGCAACGGCAGGGAGGTCACCAAGGCCCGCGCTCTGGCCGCGTTGAAGGGTGCGTCACCGCTATCGGTCACCACAGGTGGGATTCTCAGCGTCAGCAGTGGGCTGGGACTGAAGAGCCCGCGGTCGTACGGGACGCTCCGCTGAGGGGTCGCCCGCCCCGGGCACGGCACCCGAAGTCGTGGCTGCAGGACTACCCCACCCGGTCGCGGGTGGAGGCCGAACTGCGTGCCGCCTACCCCGACCTGCGCGTTCGGCGTCGCCGCGCCGAACGTTCTTGGATCCACGTGTACACCGCCACGGTGGCCGTACCCGGCTACCCGTCGCGCGTCGTGACCGCAGAGTTCGACCGCCGCCTCGCCAGTCACCCCGAGGTGTACGCGGACGGGCCGACTGAGTCGCCGCACCGGTTCGACGGTCGCGGTGGCACACGCCTATGCGTCTGGTATCACTCGGACCCGCCGGAGCGTCGCTGGGTCCCCGACGACGGACTGCTGCGCCTGTTCGGCATGGTGCAGACGCACCTGCTCAAGGAAGCGTGGTGGCGCGAGAGTGGGCAGTGGGTCGGGGACGAAGCCCCGCACCCTGCACGCCCAGACCAATGTCGACTGAACCAGGCACGACCGGACCACACGAAGGGAGACACCCTGTGACCGCGACACCCTCGCCCACCACCACGGCTTCTACCGTCACCATGACCACAACGGAGGTCCCGTCAGCCCCGCCGGCCGCGACAACGGCAAGCACCGAAGGTGCCGGGGGCGGGGTGCTGGGGCTGCTGCTGACCGGCGCCGTCCTGGCCGCCGTCATCGGCGCCATCGTGAACACCGCCTTGGCTCGGCGCAAGAGCCTGGAGGAAGAACGTGCCCGGGTGCGGGGCGTCTTCGCCGAGGCGTTCGAGGCGGTTGCCGCTTACAAGGAGTTCCCCTACGCAATTCGCCGTCGGCGCCACGACGAGCCCGAAGCCGAACGGGTTCGTATCGCCGAGGCGATGTCCGGCGTCCAAGCCAAGCTGTCCTACTACCTCGCGTGGACAACTGCGGAGTCTGCGCAGGTCGGCGACGCGTACGCCCACCTGATCAAGGAGCTTCGCCGGGTCGCCGGGACGGCCTGTCACGACGCGTGGCTCGCGCCGGCCGCGACCACCGACGCCGACATGAACATTCCCCCCTCTGTGGTCGACCTGAGCGGGCTAAAGCCGCTCGAGGACGCTTACGTGGCGGCGTCACGGGAACACCTTCAGCAGTTGCTGGCATTTCGGTCCCTGCTGCGGGGGCGGAGCGGTTCGTAGATCACGTACAGGCGCAGCTGGCGTTCGGCGATCAACTGGCCGTCGACGTCGAATGGTGGCGCCGAGCCGCGCGGCCGACCGCGCGTCCCAGCATCTAGACCCATGGCTTCCCCTCTCAGATGGTCGACAGGCGGCGAAACGGGTCAGCCGCTCTCGCGGCGGTGGGGGACGGCCGCTCTCGCGGCGGTGGGGGACGGCCGCTCTCGCGGCGGTGGGGGACGGCCGCTCTCGCGGCGGTGGGGGACGGCCGCTCTCGCGGCGGTGGGGGACGGCCGCACGCGCGGCGGAAGGACACGGCTGCTTATCGGCGGTCTTGGGCAGCGAGTGGCTCGCTTCATGGTGGACCGACCGGTGGTTTGATAGGCGACACATACGGAAGGAGCCCGCTGTGCGGCTAGGACAGGTTTCAATGCCCGAGGAGGTCTTATCGGCCCTCGACGATGAGCGCTTGGTCATCTTCACCGGCGCTGGCATCTCGCTGGACGCACCCTCGTCCCTTCCGA
Proteins encoded in this region:
- a CDS encoding tyrosine-type recombinase/integrase, which codes for MSSPTTLLPFQPATMSTAQLAAVSYLARHAGRTHTLYAYQLREWFTCGETHGLDPLVGIQRAHVELYIRQLGERPMMDSSVNTMMHAVRGYFRFAHIDGLIASDPAVYARLPKIHQDESRTHGLDRLELIRFLQVAQTVTVHHGALAYLLGINALRASEAAAVRIEDYADTLRGYGVLHLVGKGNKPATMPITVPALRVLEACRGQRTSGPLVLRPVSGRPVDRRDVYRMVTRIATAAGIPRHISPHSLRHAAITNALDAGVPLRDAQILARHADPRTTEHYDRARGNLDRHGVHFLTAYVAGV
- a CDS encoding YkvA family protein; its protein translation is MTEQTWTPLFRTPTPTVTKIVRSHAFLRSRERSVTIIENSEELRALADLVDTVDQASGPLAAVADRVAAAVRFLRDRANRLDDAAALTHNSPHMDDPKNSDAPSAGVATRERLLVASLHYLVTPDDLVPDFRAGGYIDDVLLLAWVFGVATNELTRYLADEPEDSGTAPLRTWPDGVSG